A window of the Oscillospiraceae bacterium genome harbors these coding sequences:
- a CDS encoding glycyl-radical enzyme activating protein, protein MKHAERACVFNIQHYSLQDGPGIRTTVFFKGCPLHCRWCCNPESQRTEAEPFGEETAGRMMSVDEILAEVEKDEPFYRHGDGGLTVSGGEPLLQGAFLVALLKKAKEHYLTTAIETSGCAPQSILLAAAEYLDTIYFDVKSLNTEKHREWIGRSSEQILENLKALLAAFPEKDVRVRTPVIPGFNDTERDIRNICEFLKLLPPLHYELLPYHSYGKSKYSKLHRAYEMGDAVLDQENFKKLQKIVRTYGLNLQPDF, encoded by the coding sequence ATGAAACATGCAGAGAGAGCCTGCGTCTTTAATATCCAGCATTATTCGCTGCAGGATGGGCCGGGCATTCGGACAACCGTCTTTTTTAAGGGCTGCCCGCTGCACTGCCGGTGGTGCTGCAATCCTGAGTCACAGCGGACAGAGGCGGAGCCCTTTGGCGAAGAAACTGCAGGCCGGATGATGAGCGTGGACGAAATTTTGGCCGAGGTGGAAAAAGACGAACCGTTTTACCGTCATGGCGACGGTGGCCTGACCGTGAGCGGCGGTGAACCGCTTTTGCAGGGGGCGTTTTTGGTTGCGCTGCTGAAAAAAGCCAAAGAGCACTACTTGACAACCGCGATTGAAACCAGCGGTTGCGCCCCACAAAGCATTCTTCTGGCGGCCGCAGAGTATCTGGATACAATTTATTTTGATGTAAAAAGCCTGAATACAGAGAAACACCGGGAGTGGATTGGCCGAAGCAGCGAGCAGATTCTTGAAAACTTGAAAGCGTTGCTGGCAGCTTTTCCGGAAAAAGATGTGCGTGTCCGCACACCTGTTATTCCGGGATTTAATGATACAGAGCGGGACATTCGGAATATCTGCGAATTTTTAAAGCTGCTCCCTCCATTGCATTATGAACTTTTGCCGTATCATTCTTATGGAAAAAGCAAATACAGCAAGCTTCACCGCGCCTATGAAATGGGCGATGCTGTGCTCGATCAGGAAAACTTCAAAAAGCTGCAGAAAATCGTGCGCACTTATGGACTGAATTTACAACCGGATTTCTAA
- a CDS encoding glycyl radical protein, with product MSAKVLSLQEKRLQEEIKTKKRVYPQKNRAADLLEKVKGTKPQIDIERGLYFTESFETTEGQPLILRWAKAMYHYAQHATVYIEDDQLLAGRSGKLGRYGILYPELDGDILGDAIAKLPERATSPFEIAPEDAQTVKTKIQPYWQGKTFHEDLAKAFPDDTLKLTYNPDGSSRFIVNETASFRSSIQWVHDYEIVLNLGFSGIKKDAEKRLAALDENSAVDTLEKKPFLQAEITICDAIVLWAHRHADLAEKLAQKEMDDQRRRELLTIAQNSRRVPEFPPENFYQAVQSQWYVQMFSRIEQKTGTVISNGRMDQYLYPYYKKDIDSGAITESQAQELLECMWVEMSEFIDLYLSETGGAFNEGYAHWEAVTIGGVDKDGNDAVNDLTYLLLKSKRDFPLNYPDLAARIHTLSPKRYLYEVAKTIKEGSGFPKLINDDEVIPLLLAKGAKPEEAFDYSVSGCSECRMPNRDTYTSPCAYINFAAALEMTLYNGKMLKYGNEVIGLQTGEPETFQTFDDFLQAYLKQQKYFIRHAFVQQHEIIRLRAQHFASPLGSTLHKLCRDSYTDIHQPKIPGGIDLGYFEFIGYGTVIDSLSAVKKIIFEDKKLTIAQLKEALAHNFEGYEEVQKLLKTAPAYGNNDPYADSIGKLLDREAQDFAKKYSAELGVHLDLRLVPFTSHVPFGKVVSATPNGRKAFAPLSDGSSASQGSDKFGPTAVLLSNYATKNQNYTQRASRLLNIKLSPSCVEGDLGTKKLVNFIQTWHDLRLWHIQFNVINTDTLRQAQKHPEDYQNLLVRIAGYSAYFTELSKDLQDDIIARTEQQAI from the coding sequence ATGTCTGCAAAAGTATTGTCGCTGCAGGAAAAGCGTCTGCAGGAAGAAATAAAAACGAAAAAACGAGTTTACCCACAGAAAAACCGCGCGGCAGACCTGTTGGAAAAAGTAAAAGGAACAAAACCACAGATTGATATTGAGCGCGGCCTGTATTTTACAGAATCCTTTGAAACAACAGAGGGACAGCCGCTGATTTTGAGATGGGCAAAGGCAATGTACCATTATGCACAGCATGCCACAGTCTACATAGAGGATGATCAGCTCTTGGCCGGACGCAGCGGCAAGCTTGGCCGGTACGGTATTCTGTACCCTGAGCTGGATGGCGATATTCTCGGCGATGCAATTGCTAAGCTTCCAGAAAGAGCTACGTCGCCGTTTGAGATAGCTCCGGAAGATGCCCAGACGGTAAAAACAAAGATTCAACCATATTGGCAAGGCAAAACATTCCACGAGGATTTGGCAAAAGCTTTTCCGGACGACACGCTGAAACTCACCTATAATCCTGACGGAAGCTCCCGCTTTATTGTGAACGAGACCGCCTCTTTCCGTTCCTCCATTCAGTGGGTGCATGACTATGAAATCGTTTTGAATCTCGGCTTTTCCGGAATTAAAAAAGACGCGGAAAAAAGGCTGGCTGCACTGGACGAAAACAGTGCAGTTGATACACTGGAAAAGAAGCCGTTTTTACAGGCGGAAATTACCATCTGCGACGCCATTGTACTTTGGGCACACCGGCACGCAGACCTTGCCGAAAAGCTGGCACAGAAGGAAATGGACGACCAGCGCCGGCGGGAACTGCTGACGATTGCGCAAAACAGCCGGCGTGTGCCGGAGTTTCCGCCGGAGAACTTTTATCAGGCCGTGCAGTCACAGTGGTATGTCCAGATGTTTTCGCGCATTGAACAAAAGACAGGCACAGTCATTTCCAATGGCCGCATGGACCAGTACCTTTACCCGTACTATAAAAAGGATATCGACAGCGGCGCTATTACCGAAAGCCAGGCACAGGAGCTTTTGGAGTGCATGTGGGTGGAAATGTCCGAATTTATAGATCTGTATCTTTCTGAGACAGGCGGTGCCTTTAATGAGGGCTATGCCCACTGGGAGGCAGTCACCATCGGCGGCGTTGACAAAGACGGAAACGATGCAGTGAATGACCTGACCTATCTGTTGCTGAAATCCAAGCGCGATTTTCCACTGAATTATCCAGACCTTGCGGCTAGAATCCATACGCTCAGCCCAAAGCGGTATCTGTATGAAGTAGCTAAAACCATCAAAGAAGGCAGCGGCTTTCCAAAACTCATCAATGATGACGAGGTGATTCCGCTTTTGCTTGCAAAGGGCGCAAAGCCGGAGGAAGCCTTTGATTACAGCGTTTCGGGCTGCTCTGAGTGCCGTATGCCAAACCGGGATACTTACACAAGCCCGTGCGCTTACATCAACTTTGCGGCCGCACTGGAAATGACACTTTACAATGGCAAAATGCTGAAATACGGGAATGAAGTTATTGGGCTGCAGACAGGGGAGCCGGAAACGTTTCAGACCTTTGATGATTTTCTGCAGGCATACCTGAAGCAGCAGAAATATTTTATCCGCCATGCGTTTGTCCAGCAGCATGAAATTATCCGCCTGCGCGCACAGCACTTCGCGTCGCCGCTTGGCTCTACACTGCACAAACTCTGCCGCGACAGCTATACAGATATTCACCAGCCCAAAATACCGGGCGGCATTGATTTGGGGTATTTTGAGTTTATCGGGTACGGCACGGTTATCGATTCGCTTTCTGCAGTTAAAAAAATTATATTTGAGGATAAGAAGCTGACAATTGCACAGCTGAAAGAAGCACTTGCCCATAATTTTGAGGGCTATGAAGAAGTGCAAAAGCTTCTAAAAACTGCACCGGCATACGGCAATAACGACCCTTATGCAGACAGTATCGGAAAACTGCTTGATCGCGAAGCGCAGGACTTTGCCAAAAAGTATTCTGCTGAATTAGGGGTGCACCTTGACCTGCGCCTGGTTCCATTTACCTCTCATGTGCCATTCGGTAAGGTGGTCAGTGCCACACCAAATGGTAGAAAGGCATTTGCACCGCTTTCAGATGGCAGCAGTGCTTCTCAGGGTTCTGATAAATTCGGCCCGACCGCGGTGCTCCTCTCTAACTATGCAACTAAAAACCAGAATTACACACAGCGCGCGTCCCGCCTGCTGAATATTAAACTGAGCCCATCGTGCGTAGAGGGAGATTTGGGTACCAAGAAACTGGTCAATTTCATTCAGACGTGGCACGACCTCAGGCTTTGGCATATTCAGTTTAATGTCATTAACACAGATACCCTTAGGCAGGCGCAGAAGCACCCAGAAGATTACCAAAACCTTTTGGTGCGTATTGCGGGGTACAGCGCTTATTTCACAGAACTCTCTAAAGACCTGCAGGACGATATTATTGCAAGAACCGAGCAGCAGGCAATATGA
- a CDS encoding ABC transporter ATP-binding protein, protein MDTNTVAAKTKNPDDFYYADDALLEIKNVNFDYKTKTGTVKALDNLNLNIYKGEFLCVLGPSGCGKSTLLKLIAGFENPTSGELLLDGQPIHSIDWHRGVVFQQANLFEWFSVRNNVNFGLRMRKFPKDEIRKKTDAILKTVGLEEFADKKVYELSGGMKQRAGIARTLINDPEILLMDEPFSALDALTREQMQNFMRKLWWKTGKTIFFITHDIDEAMVLGSRVVVLSKRPGKIVKDIPLHFTNEFEEERSSKIKYTEKYYKIREELLGIINSQQ, encoded by the coding sequence TTGGATACAAATACTGTGGCCGCAAAGACAAAGAATCCGGATGACTTTTATTACGCGGATGATGCACTGCTCGAAATAAAAAATGTAAATTTCGACTACAAAACAAAAACGGGAACGGTCAAGGCGCTGGATAATCTGAATCTAAATATCTACAAAGGCGAGTTCCTGTGTGTACTCGGTCCCTCCGGCTGTGGTAAAAGCACATTGCTCAAGCTGATTGCCGGCTTTGAAAACCCTACTTCCGGGGAACTTCTGCTTGACGGCCAGCCAATTCACAGTATCGATTGGCACCGTGGGGTTGTGTTTCAGCAGGCAAATCTTTTTGAATGGTTTTCTGTGCGAAACAATGTAAATTTTGGACTGCGTATGCGAAAATTCCCAAAAGATGAGATCCGCAAAAAGACAGACGCAATTTTAAAAACAGTTGGACTGGAAGAATTCGCTGATAAAAAGGTGTATGAATTGTCGGGCGGCATGAAACAGCGTGCAGGTATTGCGAGGACTTTGATCAATGACCCTGAGATTCTTCTGATGGATGAGCCCTTCAGTGCGCTGGATGCTTTGACGCGCGAGCAGATGCAGAACTTTATGCGGAAATTGTGGTGGAAAACCGGCAAGACAATTTTCTTTATTACACATGATATCGATGAGGCCATGGTCCTTGGTTCCAGAGTTGTCGTTTTGTCGAAGCGCCCGGGCAAAATTGTTAAAGATATCCCGCTCCATTTTACCAATGAGTTTGAAGAAGAGCGGTCCAGCAAAATTAAGTATACAGAGAAGTATTACAAAATTCGCGAAGAGCTGCTCGGCATTATCAACAGTCAGCAGTAA
- a CDS encoding ABC transporter substrate-binding protein: MRNKTKRLTAFLLTAAVALGATGCGTVSGSSKGGASASIVNIGVQTLITPELVTRYEKLYEKYLGMKVNLVQFNSGADINKAFSSKSLDIASIGSSPVSIGLANNLGYEVIWYHDVIGSAESLVATKASGIHKIEDLKGKKVATPFASTAHYNLLNALKFAHMKTSDLQLLDMQPNDIYAAWQRGDIDAAYVWNPVLGEITKESGTVIMGSGDLVKKGVVTADLAVINKDFAAKHPAVATGYIKAQLYGLSQYQSNQSKAIKEIASAAGISETEAKNQAKGFTYPAGKEQLGAGYLGTAKEKGALAKTLKDTADFLVQQGSIDKSAPLSTFQNGITSEFIEKALREK, translated from the coding sequence ATGAGAAATAAAACGAAACGACTGACAGCTTTTCTGCTTACCGCGGCGGTTGCGCTGGGTGCCACGGGCTGCGGCACTGTGTCCGGCAGCAGTAAAGGCGGGGCATCCGCCTCTATCGTAAACATCGGTGTGCAGACGCTGATTACGCCGGAATTGGTTACACGCTATGAAAAGCTTTATGAGAAATACCTTGGTATGAAAGTGAATCTCGTACAGTTTAATTCCGGCGCAGATATCAACAAAGCCTTTTCCAGCAAGAGTCTTGATATTGCCTCGATTGGTTCTTCGCCGGTTTCCATCGGTTTGGCAAACAACCTTGGGTATGAAGTGATTTGGTACCATGATGTTATTGGCAGCGCAGAGTCCCTTGTCGCAACAAAGGCCTCCGGCATACATAAAATTGAAGACCTGAAAGGCAAAAAAGTGGCGACTCCATTTGCATCGACAGCACATTACAACCTGCTCAATGCTCTGAAGTTTGCGCACATGAAAACATCGGACCTGCAGCTTTTAGATATGCAGCCGAATGATATTTACGCTGCATGGCAGCGCGGCGATATTGATGCGGCGTATGTCTGGAATCCGGTCCTCGGCGAAATCACAAAGGAAAGCGGTACTGTCATTATGGGCAGCGGTGACCTTGTGAAAAAAGGCGTCGTGACCGCGGACTTGGCAGTTATCAACAAAGACTTTGCGGCAAAGCACCCCGCCGTGGCGACAGGCTATATCAAAGCGCAGCTTTATGGCCTTTCTCAGTACCAAAGCAATCAGAGCAAAGCAATCAAAGAGATTGCCTCGGCTGCTGGTATTTCCGAGACAGAGGCCAAAAATCAGGCGAAAGGCTTTACCTATCCTGCCGGCAAAGAGCAGCTGGGTGCAGGCTATCTTGGAACAGCCAAAGAAAAGGGAGCACTTGCCAAAACACTGAAAGACACAGCGGACTTTCTTGTACAGCAGGGCAGTATCGATAAATCAGCGCCGCTCAGCACTTTCCAAAATGGCATAACCAGTGAATTTATTGAGAAAGCACTCCGTGAAAAATAA
- a CDS encoding ABC transporter permease translates to MRKRNKKAEKCITLVTVAAILLAWFLVSNFTSVSDIILPSPQKVWKSFINVAENGYGTNGDKLITHLMSSMQRLMTAFGLVIVTAIPLGLLSGCFPKFCAVLDPIIEFYRPVPPLAYYTILVLWFGINESSKIILLYLAGFAPIFITCVSSVNHIKEDYINGAYMLGANKRQVFFNVILPATLPDIFTGLRTAVGIEYTTLVAAEMVAAKTGIGWLVLDASNWLKSDVVFFGVIIMGITGILLNQILLLLEKLIVHWSGKS, encoded by the coding sequence TTGAGAAAGCGGAATAAAAAAGCGGAGAAGTGCATCACGCTGGTTACAGTTGCGGCCATCTTGCTGGCATGGTTTCTTGTGTCAAACTTTACAAGTGTTTCCGATATCATTTTGCCTTCCCCCCAGAAAGTCTGGAAAAGCTTTATCAATGTTGCGGAGAATGGCTATGGAACAAACGGCGACAAACTGATTACACATCTGATGAGTTCCATGCAGCGCTTGATGACTGCTTTCGGTCTGGTCATTGTCACGGCGATTCCGCTGGGACTGCTCAGTGGCTGCTTTCCAAAGTTCTGCGCAGTGCTTGACCCTATCATTGAGTTTTATCGGCCGGTTCCACCGCTTGCGTACTATACCATTCTGGTGCTGTGGTTCGGCATCAACGAGAGCTCAAAAATCATTCTGCTGTACCTTGCAGGGTTTGCGCCCATTTTTATCACTTGTGTATCGTCCGTAAACCACATTAAAGAGGACTATATCAACGGTGCCTATATGCTGGGCGCCAATAAGCGGCAGGTGTTTTTCAATGTCATTTTGCCCGCAACATTGCCAGACATTTTTACCGGCCTGCGCACTGCCGTGGGCATTGAGTATACAACACTGGTTGCGGCGGAAATGGTTGCAGCAAAGACCGGCATCGGCTGGCTTGTGTTGGACGCTTCTAACTGGCTGAAGTCAGATGTCGTGTTTTTCGGCGTCATCATCATGGGCATTACCGGCATTCTGCTCAACCAAATTCTTTTGCTGTTGGAAAAACTGATCGTCCATTGGAGCGGAAAATCCTAA
- a CDS encoding aminotransferase class III-fold pyridoxal phosphate-dependent enzyme produces MALDRQQVIAYDQKYNQHPWLSGGSAALPVEKGSGIYFWDYNGKRYTDMCSQLGNVNLGYGNKAMIQAAQKQLEILPYIAPARASGPRSELAKMLIDRAPQNMAKVFFACGGSDSNEAAINMARNYTGKSKILSMYRSYHGSTLGSGNLSGDPRRLSLEKPAATGFLKFFNPYTYHTKLKFANDKEKTEFFLNLLEEQIVYEGPDEIAAVEVESVVGANGILIPPQGYLQGLRALTKKYHILLICDEVMAGFYRTGKLFGFMNWDIEPDIITFAKGITCGYVPLGGIIISKEIADFYEHHTFQYGLTYSGHSLACAVGVATLHEYDRLHIEENVQKTSKVLGELLEEQKAKHKSVGDVRYIGLFGDLELVKNKGTTEPLVPYGNDSKGIMGKIKGALLERGFAAMGRENNITLAPPLIITEQQLREEFPKLDEVLSIVDEKYTD; encoded by the coding sequence ATGGCACTCGACAGACAGCAGGTTATTGCATACGACCAAAAGTACAACCAGCATCCGTGGCTTTCCGGTGGCAGCGCAGCCCTTCCAGTGGAAAAAGGCAGCGGCATTTATTTTTGGGATTACAACGGAAAGCGTTACACAGATATGTGCAGCCAACTGGGAAATGTTAACCTTGGCTATGGAAATAAGGCTATGATTCAGGCGGCACAGAAACAGCTGGAAATCCTGCCGTATATTGCCCCTGCCAGAGCAAGCGGCCCGCGCTCGGAGCTTGCCAAAATGCTGATTGACCGTGCACCGCAGAATATGGCAAAAGTGTTTTTTGCCTGCGGTGGGTCAGACTCCAATGAAGCGGCAATCAATATGGCCAGAAACTATACCGGGAAAAGCAAAATCCTCTCCATGTACCGCAGCTATCACGGCTCAACTCTGGGGTCTGGCAACCTCTCTGGCGACCCGCGGCGTCTGTCTTTGGAAAAGCCGGCCGCCACAGGGTTCCTGAAATTTTTCAATCCGTACACGTACCATACCAAGCTGAAATTTGCCAACGACAAAGAAAAAACGGAGTTCTTTCTGAATCTGTTGGAAGAACAAATCGTCTATGAAGGGCCAGACGAAATTGCAGCGGTAGAAGTTGAGTCGGTTGTCGGTGCAAACGGCATTTTGATTCCGCCGCAGGGCTACCTGCAGGGACTGCGAGCATTGACGAAGAAGTACCATATCCTGCTGATCTGCGATGAAGTAATGGCTGGTTTTTACCGCACCGGCAAGCTGTTTGGCTTTATGAATTGGGATATTGAGCCGGATATTATTACTTTTGCAAAGGGGATTACCTGCGGCTATGTGCCGCTGGGCGGCATTATCATCAGCAAAGAGATTGCTGATTTTTACGAACACCACACGTTCCAGTACGGCTTAACTTACAGTGGACACAGCCTTGCGTGCGCAGTTGGCGTGGCGACACTGCACGAGTATGACCGGCTGCATATAGAAGAAAATGTGCAGAAGACCAGCAAGGTACTGGGAGAACTGCTGGAAGAACAGAAAGCTAAACATAAGAGTGTAGGCGATGTTCGGTACATTGGGCTTTTTGGTGATTTAGAGCTTGTCAAAAACAAAGGAACAACAGAGCCGCTGGTGCCGTACGGAAACGACAGCAAGGGCATTATGGGCAAGATCAAGGGCGCACTGCTGGAGCGCGGCTTTGCGGCCATGGGGCGTGAAAACAACATCACGCTTGCACCGCCGCTGATTATTACCGAACAGCAGCTGAGAGAGGAATTCCCCAAGCTGGACGAAGTCTTGAGTATTGTCGATGAAAAATATACCGATTAA
- a CDS encoding ABC transporter ATP-binding protein, protein MNAIEINDLTKVLKERTVLSHITLNLEQGGSYGFYGHNGSGKSMLFRAIAGLIHPTEGTVKVFGKQLGTDISFPESMGLIIENVGFWSYYTGFENLKVLASIKHIATEDDIKNVMRQVALDPEDTRTYKKYSLGMKQKLAIAQAVMEKPQLIILDEPTNALDEEAVDAVRKLIRQEQEERGATVLIASHNKEDLKQMCDKFYKMNDGKLEEGDLQ, encoded by the coding sequence ATGAACGCTATTGAAATAAATGACTTAACCAAAGTATTAAAAGAAAGAACGGTGTTGTCTCATATCACGCTAAATCTTGAACAGGGTGGCAGCTACGGTTTTTATGGCCACAACGGTTCCGGAAAATCCATGCTTTTCCGTGCGATTGCTGGATTAATCCATCCGACAGAGGGTACTGTAAAAGTTTTTGGCAAACAACTCGGCACAGACATTTCCTTTCCGGAAAGCATGGGACTCATAATCGAAAACGTTGGGTTTTGGTCTTACTACACCGGTTTCGAAAACTTAAAGGTGCTTGCTTCCATAAAGCATATTGCCACAGAAGATGACATTAAAAATGTAATGAGACAGGTTGCGCTTGACCCGGAAGACACCCGTACATACAAAAAATACTCACTTGGCATGAAACAGAAACTTGCCATTGCTCAGGCTGTCATGGAAAAACCTCAGCTTATCATTTTAGACGAACCGACCAACGCTCTGGACGAAGAAGCGGTTGACGCTGTGCGCAAACTGATCAGACAGGAACAGGAAGAGCGCGGCGCAACGGTTTTGATCGCAAGCCACAACAAAGAGGACTTAAAGCAGATGTGTGACAAGTTCTACAAAATGAATGACGGCAAATTGGAAGAAGGCGACCTGCAGTAA
- a CDS encoding IS30 family transposase → MEYSHSIIISAERKRGQHLGAEERGAIQQLKKLGYSNRAVARMINCSPSTVGYELQRGTPPYCGHGRRPGYTAKRGAAVYCANRSHCRRTRSIPRDSAFLRWTAEQVRVHKWSFDACVGHARSKGLFPADEISCTKTLYNLLWKGEIVLTPFDLPEALTRRKRGNPRISKRLNGKSLDERPAEVNQRNTFGHWESDTVLGRKKKGEPVVFTIVERLTGYCLAFRVDGKTTNGIADAMRQLHDQFGERFGEIFRSITTDNGSEFAAFSAFEALGTTVYFAHPYSAWERPVNERTNRVLRRFIPKGVSIQNYFNEAVQMFADEINALPRKRLGYLAPEELFDAQLDLICARP, encoded by the coding sequence ATGGAATATAGTCATTCTATCATAATCTCGGCAGAACGCAAGCGTGGACAGCACCTGGGAGCAGAAGAACGGGGAGCAATCCAACAACTAAAAAAGCTAGGATATTCAAACAGAGCCGTCGCCCGGATGATCAATTGCAGCCCATCAACCGTCGGTTATGAGCTGCAGCGCGGAACGCCTCCTTATTGCGGTCACGGTCGCAGGCCCGGATACACTGCAAAGAGAGGAGCCGCCGTATACTGTGCGAACCGCAGCCACTGCCGCCGCACCAGAAGCATACCAAGAGACTCGGCCTTCCTTCGCTGGACAGCGGAGCAGGTGCGTGTGCATAAATGGTCGTTCGATGCCTGCGTAGGCCATGCAAGGAGCAAAGGCTTGTTTCCCGCAGATGAAATCTCCTGTACCAAAACACTCTATAACCTTCTTTGGAAAGGCGAAATAGTGCTTACGCCCTTTGATCTTCCTGAGGCTCTGACAAGGAGAAAGCGTGGGAACCCCCGCATTTCCAAACGTTTGAACGGCAAAAGTCTGGATGAACGGCCGGCCGAAGTGAATCAGCGAAACACCTTTGGCCACTGGGAATCGGACACGGTGCTTGGACGAAAAAAGAAAGGTGAGCCAGTAGTGTTTACCATTGTGGAGCGATTGACCGGCTACTGTCTCGCCTTTCGGGTAGATGGGAAAACAACGAACGGAATCGCCGATGCTATGAGGCAGTTGCACGACCAGTTTGGGGAACGATTCGGCGAGATATTCCGCAGTATTACAACGGATAATGGCAGTGAATTCGCAGCTTTTTCTGCATTTGAGGCATTGGGAACTACCGTCTATTTCGCACATCCTTATTCCGCTTGGGAGCGGCCAGTAAATGAGCGTACAAATCGTGTCTTGAGGCGTTTCATACCTAAAGGGGTGTCCATTCAAAACTACTTTAATGAAGCTGTCCAAATGTTTGCAGATGAGATAAACGCACTGCCGAGAAAGCGGCTTGGTTACCTCGCACCAGAAGAACTGTTCGATGCCCAACTTGACTTGATTTGTGCTCGGCCATGA
- the guaA gene encoding glutamine-hydrolyzing GMP synthase, translating into MLMVKNEAVLVLDFGGQYCQLIARRVRECKVYCEIKSYKTPAAELAKRGYKGIILTGGPNSVYGENAPRCEKALFEMGVPVLGICYGAQLMAYTLGGSVESSEVREYGKTPFEVTDSESPLLAGVPKTSVCWMSHTDRISKAPVGFQVTASSKTCPVAAMENRTEKLCAVQFHPEVQHTEYGQQILHNFLFNVCKCKGDWVMSSFIEDTIAEIRKKVGSKKVLCALSGGVDSSVAAVLVHKAIGKNLTCIFVDHGMLRKDEGDQVETVFRKQFDMNLIRVNAAPQFLEKLKGVTDPEKKRKIIGEGFIRTFEAESRKLGKIEFLCQGTIYPDVVESGTGDAAVIKSHHNVGGLPKDIGFEGLIEPLRDLFKDEVREVGTQLGIPENLVWRQPFPGPGLGIRILGEVTAEKIAVLQEADAIFREEVAKAGLSKKISQYFAVLTNVRSVGVMGDSRTYDYTIALRGVTTSDFMTADWARIPYPVLERSSDRIVNEVGHINRVVYDITSKPPATIEWE; encoded by the coding sequence ATGTTGATGGTAAAGAATGAAGCCGTGCTGGTGCTGGACTTTGGCGGCCAGTACTGCCAGCTCATTGCCCGCCGTGTGCGCGAGTGCAAAGTCTACTGCGAAATCAAAAGCTATAAAACGCCCGCAGCGGAGCTTGCAAAGAGGGGATATAAGGGAATTATCCTGACCGGCGGCCCAAATTCCGTGTATGGCGAAAATGCCCCGCGCTGCGAGAAAGCGCTCTTTGAAATGGGCGTACCCGTGTTGGGCATCTGCTATGGTGCGCAGCTGATGGCCTATACCTTAGGTGGCAGCGTAGAGAGCAGCGAAGTACGCGAATACGGCAAAACGCCGTTTGAGGTCACGGACAGTGAAAGCCCGCTTTTGGCAGGTGTGCCGAAAACTTCTGTCTGCTGGATGAGCCATACCGATCGTATCAGCAAGGCGCCGGTCGGTTTTCAGGTGACAGCTTCCAGTAAAACCTGCCCGGTTGCGGCGATGGAAAACCGCACAGAGAAGCTGTGTGCTGTTCAGTTCCACCCAGAAGTGCAGCATACCGAGTACGGACAGCAGATTCTGCACAATTTTCTGTTCAATGTCTGTAAATGTAAGGGCGACTGGGTTATGTCTTCCTTTATTGAAGATACCATTGCTGAAATCCGCAAAAAAGTCGGCAGCAAAAAAGTTCTCTGTGCACTTTCCGGTGGCGTAGATAGTTCTGTTGCGGCGGTGCTGGTGCATAAGGCAATCGGCAAAAACCTGACCTGTATTTTTGTTGACCACGGCATGCTGCGCAAAGATGAAGGCGACCAGGTGGAAACGGTATTTCGCAAGCAGTTCGATATGAATTTGATTCGCGTAAATGCCGCCCCACAATTTTTAGAGAAGCTGAAAGGCGTGACCGACCCGGAAAAGAAGCGCAAAATCATCGGCGAGGGGTTCATACGTACTTTTGAGGCGGAGTCGCGCAAACTCGGGAAAATCGAATTCCTGTGCCAGGGCACGATCTATCCAGATGTTGTTGAGAGCGGAACTGGCGACGCGGCTGTCATTAAGAGCCACCACAACGTTGGCGGTCTGCCCAAGGATATTGGCTTTGAGGGCTTGATTGAGCCACTGCGTGACCTGTTTAAAGATGAGGTCCGTGAGGTTGGCACACAGCTTGGCATTCCGGAAAACTTAGTCTGGCGTCAGCCGTTCCCCGGCCCGGGACTCGGCATTCGTATTTTGGGAGAAGTCACAGCGGAAAAGATTGCGGTCCTGCAGGAAGCAGATGCAATCTTCCGCGAAGAGGTTGCAAAGGCGGGGCTCTCAAAAAAGATAAGTCAATACTTTGCAGTGCTGACCAATGTACGCAGTGTTGGCGTAATGGGCGACAGCCGCACCTATGATTATACAATTGCTTTGCGCGGCGTGACAACCAGTGACTTTATGACCGCTGATTGGGCGCGCATTCCGTATCCAGTTTTGGAGCGCTCTTCTGACCGTATTGTCAATGAAGTGGGACACATCAACCGCGTCGTTTATGATATCACCAGTAAGCCGCCCGCAACAATCGAGTGGGAATAA